The genomic stretch ACGTGTTTGGCGCTACGCCGTGCAATATCGGCCGCCGGCTGCTACCACACCACCGCATGGTGATGCTCACCGGGCTGAATGCGCCGATGATGGTGAAAGCGGTGCAGGGGGCGGAAAAGGCTGATGATTTACTGGCAATGGCCGAGTCGGTCCGCCAGTCGGCCTTAGCGGGGATTATGTTGGTGTTGCCGGAAGAGGAGCAGGGTGTATGCTGAAACAGGAGGTGGAGATTATAAACAAACTGGGGCTGCACGCGCGCGCGTGCAGCAAGTTCACGCAAACGGCAGGCGCGTTTGCGGCGGAAGTGCGGGTGTGCCGCAACAGCAGATGCGTAAACGGCAAAAGCATTATGGGTTTGATGATGCTGGCAGCAGCCAAGGGCTCGGTGATTGAAATTGAAACCGAGGGGGCAGACGAACAAGCAGCCATGCAGGCGCTGACGGCTTTAATCAACAATTATTTTGACGAAGGCGAATAAACATGAGCGTGGTGTTGCACGGATTTGCAGCAGGCGGCGGGATTGCCATCGGGCGGGCACATTTGGTGGTGCGCGGCATGGAGGAAGTGCCGCAACTGGATTTGGCGCCGGAAGAAATTGATGCGGAAGCCGAACGTTTCGATGCCGCCATCAAGGCCACGCGCCGACAACTGGAGCAGCTGCGCAGCGCCATTCCGGAAAATGCGCCAACCGAATTGGGCGCGTTTATTTCGCTGCACCTGATGCTCCTGACCGACGTTACACTTTCGCGCGAGCCGATTGATATTCTGCGCGCGCAGGCCATCAATGCTGAATGGGCGCTGAAGCTGCAAACCGATAAGCTGGCCGAGCAGTTTGATGCGATTGAAGATGAATACCTGCGCGAACGCAAGCAGGATATGCTTCAGGTAGCCGAGCGGATTCACCAAAACCTGATGGGGCAGCATACCGATTTCTTGCCCGAAGAAAGCGAGTTAGACGACGACATCATCCTGATTGCCCACGATTTGTCGCCTGCCGATGCAGTGTACTTCAAAGAACACCATATTGCCGGATTCGCCACCGATGCCGGCGGCCCCACCAGCCATACCGCCATTTTGGGGCGCAGCCTGGATATGCCCTCGGTAATCGGGCTCTACAACGCACGCGAACTCATCAGCCAAGACGACTGGATTATCGTGGACGGCATCAGTGGCGTGCTGATTATCAACCCCGACGATTTAATCCTCAGCGAATACCGCAAGCGCGACCGCGTATACCGCAGCCAGCGCCGCCTGCTCAACAAACTCAAAGACATCACCGCCACCACCAAAGACGGCGTAGATATAGAGCTGTTGGCTAATATTGAATCCGCCCAAGATGTGCGCCTGATGCACCGCCTCTCTGCCGACGGCGTGGGACTGTTTCGCAGTGAATTTCTGTTTCTCAACCGCGATAATCTGCCTGAGGAAGACGAGCAATACCGCGTGTATGCCGGCATTGTGAAAAAGCTCAAAGGCAAGCCGCTCACCGTGCGTACCGTGGATTTGGGCGTGGACAAAAACCCGCGCTGGTTCGGCGAGGACCATGCGCTCAATCCCGCGCTGGGCATGACCGGTATCCGCCTATGCCTGGCCGAGCCACTGATGTTCCGTACCCAAATGCGTGCGATTTTGCGCGCAGCGGCGCACGGGTCGGTAAAGATTATGTGGCCGATGATTACTTCGGTGGATGAAGTGCGACAATGTATCAATCATTTGGCCGTTGCCCGTAAGCAGCTGGATGAACGTGACACAGAATATGGCGAAGTGCAGGTGGGCGCGATGATTGAAATTCCCTCCGCCGCGCTCACAGTGGGCCATATCCTGCAACACTTGGATTTTATCTCAGTGGGCACCAACGATTTGATTCAATACACCTTATCAGTAGACCGTGGCGACGATAGCGTGAGCTACCTCTACCAGCCCGCCCATCCAGCAGTGTTGAAACTACTGCACCATATTTTCCGCACTGCCAAACGCATGGGCAAGCCAGTATCGGTATGCGGCGAAATGGCTGGTGATTTACATTTCATCCGCCTGCTGCTCGGCTTGGGCTTGCGCCGCTTCTCCATGAACGCCAGCAATCTTTTGGCCGTGAAGAATGTAATCATTCAAAGCCACGCTGGCGAGCTGGCAGCACAGGTGCAAAAACTGCTGCGCCTGAGCGATCCGGAGAAGGTGCGGCAAGCCGTTAAAAAGATGAATACAATGGATGATGACAAAAATACAACATTTGAAATAACATAACATCGCACGGCATTATCAGGCAAAAAGTGAATAAATGTTAAACAATATTGTTTAAATACTGATATCAATATTAATTAAAGTAAACGCTCGAGTTGTTGGCAAAGTGTATTTTTATGCAATTTAATTGCAGTAAATTGCGGCAGTTAGGTAAAAAAGACAATTAGGTAGAGACATCGTGGAAAGTGTTCTATATAATGTACTACATCTGTGCTGCTTCTTGGTAGGCAAGCATGGATAGTAAGTAGACGTTTTCCCGCAAATTGGCCATCGATACTTCCTCCCTTGGTATTGATGGTTTTTTTTGTGTAGGCTAGATGGAGGGGGTTTCTATATTTAGCCAGCCAAAACGAAAGGGAAGGAAGCTAAGCTCATTTGAGTTTTGTGCTTTCAGGTAGTCTCTGGCCACAGAGAAATGTGGAACCGACTATTGCAATCTATGAGCTCGTTTTTCAGAATCATTACATCGCCTTGGGAGGCTGTTTCAAACAACAGCCTCCCAATTTATAATTGTTCCAAGTAGGAATGAGATCAGGTGGCTAGCCATAGACAGTACAGGTTAGTAAGGCAAGCTAACGCTGTATCATTCCTAATTGATTTTCCCGCCGTCATCCCGTTTGGCGTAGCGCCCGCTGCTGGCTTATAATCTATAGCTTTTCAATCTATCCGAAACCATCGGCAAAACCTCATCATGCAAGAACACTACCAACCATCACTCACCGAACCCGCTGCGCAGAAAAAATGGGCTGCTGAACGCATGTTCAATGTGTCCGAAGACGCTTCCAAACCCAAATTCTACTGCCTCTCCATGTTCCCCTATCCCAGCGGTAAGCTGCACATGGGGCATGTGCGCAACTACACCATCGGCGATGTGCGCAGCCGCTTCAAAAAAATGCAGGGGTTCAACGTGTTGCAGCCAATGGGTTGGGACGCGTTCGGCATGCCCGCCGAAAATGCGGCGATTAACCACCAAGTTGCGCCGTCCAAATGGACGTATGAAAACATTGCCTATATGCGCAAGCAGTTGCAGA from Eikenella exigua encodes the following:
- the ptsP gene encoding phosphoenolpyruvate--protein phosphotransferase; translated protein: MSVVLHGFAAGGGIAIGRAHLVVRGMEEVPQLDLAPEEIDAEAERFDAAIKATRRQLEQLRSAIPENAPTELGAFISLHLMLLTDVTLSREPIDILRAQAINAEWALKLQTDKLAEQFDAIEDEYLRERKQDMLQVAERIHQNLMGQHTDFLPEESELDDDIILIAHDLSPADAVYFKEHHIAGFATDAGGPTSHTAILGRSLDMPSVIGLYNARELISQDDWIIVDGISGVLIINPDDLILSEYRKRDRVYRSQRRLLNKLKDITATTKDGVDIELLANIESAQDVRLMHRLSADGVGLFRSEFLFLNRDNLPEEDEQYRVYAGIVKKLKGKPLTVRTVDLGVDKNPRWFGEDHALNPALGMTGIRLCLAEPLMFRTQMRAILRAAAHGSVKIMWPMITSVDEVRQCINHLAVARKQLDERDTEYGEVQVGAMIEIPSAALTVGHILQHLDFISVGTNDLIQYTLSVDRGDDSVSYLYQPAHPAVLKLLHHIFRTAKRMGKPVSVCGEMAGDLHFIRLLLGLGLRRFSMNASNLLAVKNVIIQSHAGELAAQVQKLLRLSDPEKVRQAVKKMNTMDDDKNTTFEIT
- a CDS encoding HPr family phosphocarrier protein, yielding MLKQEVEIINKLGLHARACSKFTQTAGAFAAEVRVCRNSRCVNGKSIMGLMMLAAAKGSVIEIETEGADEQAAMQALTALINNYFDEGE
- a CDS encoding PTS sugar transporter subunit IIA, encoding MIGLMIITHETLGESYTKLARHFFKQMPAHLAIVGVNPDEDVDVAAARAQAEAERLAFADGILLLADVFGATPCNIGRRLLPHHRMVMLTGLNAPMMVKAVQGAEKADDLLAMAESVRQSALAGIMLVLPEEEQGVC